AAAATTTAGCATTAATTGCAAAAAAGAAAAAATTATCTAAGCAAGAGGATAAGCTTCAAGATCAAAGAGATAAGATCGAAGAACAAGTCGCTCAAGAAAAACAACAAGCCCAAGAACAACAAGCTGAAAAAAAGCAGCAACAAGTTGCTAAGGCGGCTCAAAAACAACAGGAACAACAAGAACAACAGGCATCGCAACAAACTGAACAATCTTCACAAGCACAATCGTCACAGGGACAATCGCAAGGCGATATGAATACAGATGATGCGGGAACAATTGTTGGGAATTCTCGTAGTCATATTTATCATGTTCCGGGACAAAGAGGTTACAATATGAATTCGGCAAATGCAGTTTACTTTAAGAGTGAACAGGATGCTATCAATGCTGGCTATAGGAGGTCCAAAGTATAATGAAAAAATTAGTCAAATTAATGGTTTTATTAGCTTTAGTACCTACAGCGACAGCTTGCGCCAATCAGAGTCAAGCGGCTTCGAATGATGGTGCGAAAACGGAAATAGTAAAGAACTATTCCTATCAAAAGAAAACTAAAAAATTAGTTTCAAAAAATAAGAAATTAAAACAGAGTATTGTTGATCTTCAAAAAGAAATTACTGATGATCAAAATTTTATTGATCAGCATAACGATAAAACAACCCAAAGTACGGCTAATACTTCCGATCTAGCTAATTTGGATTATAACGGTACGCAAGAGATTGTCGTTAATAACAATAAGCCTAATTTTTCACAAGCTGATTTAAGCACTGACAAAGGAGCTTGGCAAGAATATGGCAATTTGGATAATCTTAATCGAGTTACAGCAGCCAATGCTTTGTTGAATGTATCACTAATGCCTAGTGCCAAACGTGAGCCACTTCATTGGAATCCAACTGGATGGCATAACAAACGTATCAATGGCAGTGGGTGGCTATATAATCGTAGTCATTTGATTGGGTATCAGCTAACTGGACAAAATAATAATCCTAAGAATTTGATGACAGGAACACGTTCATTGAATAGTCCAGAAATGTTAGCTCACGAGATGGACGTTGCTTATTATTTGAAACAAAGCCGTTCCCATTTCATTAGATATCGAGTTACACCAATTTTTAGGGGTGACGAACTATTGCCACGCGGTGTACAAATGGAAGCACAATCTATAGGTGACAATTCAGTCAGTTTCAATGTTTATATTTTTAACGTCGAATCTGGTGTCACTCTAAATTACGCAGACGGAACTAGCCAAGTCGGATAAAATTAATAATCAAAATGGCATCTATTGAAGTGAATTTCAATAGATGCCATTTTGAGGTTTCATTGATTAAATCTTCGAGCGGCACTCAAGCTATCACGTTTATGTCCCTTGATGATACTATTTTCCAGTTTGATTCTGCGGTTCAATTCGTCTAAATTCTTTTGAGCATTGATGACGTTTAATTCAGCCTGTTGTTCTTGCTTGATCAGAAGTACATGACGCTTAAGTAAGGAAGCTTTGCCAGGCGTTTGGCATAAAACGATGTATTCTCTGATTTCGGAAAGTGGCATGCCCAATTCACGGAAAAATTTAATTCCTTTTAGCCAACAGATAGCTTCGTCATCAAACATACGTTGATTGTCAATATTTCTCTTTAAAGAAGGTATCATATTTAATTCTGCATAATAGCGAATTGTTGCCACAGGTAAATCAACTTTTTTGCTAGCTTCAGAAATTTTAAGCATATGATCACATCCTTGTTCAACTCTATGATGACAGCTTTTTTTAATAGAAGTTGAAAAAAGACAATATGGATAATTTTTTTTGTTAAAGTATCA
This sequence is a window from Companilactobacillus alimentarius DSM 20249. Protein-coding genes within it:
- a CDS encoding DNA/RNA non-specific endonuclease — encoded protein: MKKLVKLMVLLALVPTATACANQSQAASNDGAKTEIVKNYSYQKKTKKLVSKNKKLKQSIVDLQKEITDDQNFIDQHNDKTTQSTANTSDLANLDYNGTQEIVVNNNKPNFSQADLSTDKGAWQEYGNLDNLNRVTAANALLNVSLMPSAKREPLHWNPTGWHNKRINGSGWLYNRSHLIGYQLTGQNNNPKNLMTGTRSLNSPEMLAHEMDVAYYLKQSRSHFIRYRVTPIFRGDELLPRGVQMEAQSIGDNSVSFNVYIFNVESGVTLNYADGTSQVG
- a CDS encoding MerR family transcriptional regulator; this translates as MLKISEASKKVDLPVATIRYYAELNMIPSLKRNIDNQRMFDDEAICWLKGIKFFRELGMPLSEIREYIVLCQTPGKASLLKRHVLLIKQEQQAELNVINAQKNLDELNRRIKLENSIIKGHKRDSLSAARRFNQ